A region from the Vicia villosa cultivar HV-30 ecotype Madison, WI linkage group LG3, Vvil1.0, whole genome shotgun sequence genome encodes:
- the LOC131657956 gene encoding uncharacterized protein LOC131657956 — translation MDKAWTKLPRHWKKYRKGVRSFLDFAYTKGRPQGLEISYPCAHCANGKWEKRHVVRDHLIAAGFVEGYDVWVNHGEDIASPMKIYRGTTEQENSLDDIGGLLYDTFRNVVEAEESSEAPNEDAGKFYKLINEAKQELYPGCESFSTLSFIIRLYLLKCLHGWSNASFTSLLELLKEAIPELNIPESFNKTKAMISDLGLDYKKIHACPNDCMLYWKEHENDNSCNICKASRWKEFPQVDSESTEHAKYDHKVPAKVLRHFPLIPRFQRIFMCSKTAKEMRWHEEERSKDGKLRHFNLLKIQLKLEHKHFNHCLEKKSPVE, via the coding sequence ATGGACAAAGCATGGACTAAACTCCCAAGACATTGGAAGAAGTATAGAAAAGGTGTTAGGTCTTTTTTAGATTTTGCCTATACCAAAGGAAGACCTCAAGGACTTGAAATTTCTTATCCTTGTGCTCATTGTGCGAATGGTAAATGGGAAAAAAGACATGTGGTTCGCGATCATTTAATAGCTGCAGGTTTTGTAGAAGGATATGATGTTTGGGTAAACCATGGAGAGGATATAGCATCACCTATGAAAATTTACAGGGGCACAACAGAGCAAGAGAATTCACTTGATGATATTGGGGGATTATTGTACGACACATTTAGAAATGTGGTTGAAGCAGAGGAAAGTAGTGAAGCTCCCAATGAGGATGCGGGAAAGTTCTACAAATTGATTAATGAGGCAAAACAAGAGCTATACCCCGGATGTGAAAGCTTCTCTACTCTATCGTTCATAATTCGACTTTACTTGTTGAAGTGTCTGCATGGATGGAGCAATGCGTCATTCACTTCCCTTTTAGAATTACTGAAAGAAGCGATTCCAGAATTAAACATTCCTGaatcttttaacaaaacaaagGCGATGATTAGTGATTTAGGTCTCGATTACAAAAAAATTCATGCATGTCCAAATGATTGCATGTTATATTGGAAAGAACATGAGAATGATAACTCTTGCAATATTTGTAAGGCTTCACGATGGAAGGAGTTTCCTCAAGTAGATAGTGAGTCTACTGAGCATGCAAAATATGATCATAAAGTCCCTGCTAAGGTCTTAAGACATTTTCCATTGATTCCACGATTTCAAAGGATATTTATGTGTTCAAAGACGGCAAAGGAAATGAGGTGGCATGAAGAAGAACGCTCGAAGGATGGAAAATTAAGGCATTTCAATCTATTGAAAATTCAGTTGAAGCTGGAACACAAACATTTCAATCACTGTTTGGAAAAGAAAAGCCCGGTAGAGTGA